The Deltaproteobacteria bacterium genome has a window encoding:
- a CDS encoding site-specific DNA-methyltransferase, giving the protein MKYSRKKRGTQTSSFGVPGRINHDSTPFYTSRLYVGLPQEKRIKYLENPIPAEFLDKIFCKSSENMEELPDDSIHLMVTSPPYNVGKEYDEDLTLEEYRAFLKRVWAEVYRVLVPGGRVCINIANLGRKPYIPLHAFIVEDMLDLGFLMRGEIIWNKASSSSPSTAWGSWLSAANPTLRDIHEYILVFAKDTFSRKNPYKRKGSISKEEFLEFTKSVWRFPAEPAKKVGHPAPFPVELPYRLTQLYTFESEVVLDPFMGSGQAAIAAIKTKRHYVGYEIEEEYVKLAQRRIEEFELSFNAPKLFDFMEEKRGK; this is encoded by the coding sequence TTGAAATATTCCAGAAAGAAAAGGGGGACACAGACAAGTTCCTTTGGCGTGCCGGGCAGGATCAACCACGATTCCACCCCCTTCTATACAAGCAGACTTTATGTAGGCCTACCTCAAGAGAAGAGGATAAAGTATCTTGAAAACCCCATTCCCGCGGAGTTTCTTGATAAGATCTTTTGCAAATCAAGCGAGAATATGGAGGAATTGCCTGACGATAGCATTCACCTGATGGTTACTTCACCCCCTTACAATGTAGGTAAGGAATACGATGAGGACCTTACCCTAGAAGAATACAGGGCCTTTTTAAAAAGGGTATGGGCTGAAGTATATAGGGTTCTTGTGCCAGGTGGTAGAGTATGTATCAATATCGCCAACCTGGGGAGGAAACCCTATATCCCCCTTCATGCCTTTATAGTAGAGGATATGCTGGATTTGGGATTTCTGATGAGGGGGGAAATCATATGGAACAAGGCATCAAGTTCTAGTCCTTCTACTGCTTGGGGTAGTTGGCTTTCAGCTGCCAATCCAACTTTAAGGGATATTCACGAGTATATCTTGGTCTTCGCCAAGGATACCTTCTCTAGGAAAAATCCTTATAAAAGAAAAGGGTCGATTTCCAAAGAAGAATTCCTGGAATTTACTAAAAGTGTTTGGAGATTCCCTGCGGAGCCGGCAAAAAAGGTTGGCCATCCCGCACCTTTTCCTGTGGAACTACCTTATAGATTAACTCAGCTTTACACCTTTGAGAGTGAGGTGGTTTTGGACCCCTTCATGGGGAGCGGACAAGCGGCGATAGCTGCCATAAAGACAAAGCGGCATTATGTAGGTTATGAGATAGAGGAGGAATATGTAAAGTTGGCCCAAAGGCGGATCGAGGAATTTGAACTGAGTTTCAATGCCCCCAAGTTATTTGACTTCATGGAAGAGAAAAGAGGTAAATAA
- a CDS encoding DUF2281 domain-containing protein: MKDQVIKAKLEDLPESLKREVLDYIDFLLQKYGKRAKRGRFEFDWEGGLSELKEKYTSVELQHKAMEWR; this comes from the coding sequence ATGAAAGACCAGGTAATCAAAGCTAAATTAGAGGATCTGCCTGAGAGCCTGAAGAGAGAAGTTTTAGATTACATTGATTTTTTGCTACAAAAATATGGCAAAAGAGCAAAAAGAGGAAGATTTGAATTCGATTGGGAGGGTGGTCTATCAGAATTGAAGGAGAAATACACATCCGTTGAGCTCCAACATAAGGCAATGGAGTGGAGATAA